The genomic region CCAAGTCCTGGCGGATCAGCCCCAGCAACTCTCGATAGGCGAATTCCTTGCTTTGCCGTTCCGCATCTTCGACGGGAAGCGACAGCAGTGCGTTCCCTTGTTCATCCTTCACCCGCGCCGCGACTTCGCGAATATAGTCGCCCTGGTATCCATCCTCCGGAAACGGAACCGTCTGCCCGCACGATTCCAGATACCTGGCCAGGACAGAAACCCCGAGGAGTTTCATCTGCCGTCCCGCATCATTGATGTAGTATTCACTGACCACATCATGACCTGTCGCCCTCAAGAGACGGACCAACGCTTGCCCCACCGCAGCACCACGCCCATGCCCGACGTGCAAGGGGCCGGTCGGGTTGGCGCTCACATACTCCACCAGGACCCGTCGACCATGCCCAAGCTGACTGTGCCCATACCGCTCACCCTGGGCTTCGATCTGATGCAGAACCTCGTTCCACAGTCCCGGCTTCACGGTCAGATTGAGAAATCCTGGCCGCGCGATCTCAGCTCTGGCAAACAAGGTGTCTCGTTGATCGATATGATCGAGTATGATCTGTGCGATTTCAAAGGGCGCTTTACGCTCCGAGGCAGAGAGCGACATCGCGACCGTGCAGGAAACATCTCCCCACTCGGGCCGCTTCGGAGCCTCCAGATGCACCGGCGGCAGTTGCTCCACCTTGAGCAGGCCTTTTTGTCTGGCCAAGAGTAGTGCTCCGGTCAGTGCCGCACTCACCTTATCCTGAACGATCCCTTGAGTCACAAAGACTCCCCTAAGTCTGCGTGGAAACAGCGAAAATTAAACCGGGACTCTAACACACCGGGAGAGCAGAGACAAGATCAGCTCTTCTCAACACGGGGGCTGGGTCGCTCCCCAAGATATGCTCGACTGGCATCGATAATGCGCTCCGGAGTGATCTGCAGGCAGGCCCGTTCGCCGCAGCCTTCGACGTCACGCCAGGTGAGACAAGCGCAAGGTGGACCGGTCATGATCGTGACCTTGGTACCACGCGGTGCCCAACGCCGAGGGTTCGTGGGACCAAAACACGCAATCGTCGGAACGGCCAATGCGGCGGCAAGATGCGTGATGCCTGAATCGTGTCCAACATAGAGTGCGGCATGGGACAACACACCGGCAACCACCGATACATTCATTCCACGCACCACTGGGACAGCATGCGTCAATCCAGACAACACCGCAGCCACAGCTTTTTCATCAGCGGGTCCTTCGAGTAGCAGAGGGGCTGCGCCGAACGCGGACATCCATTCGATAACCCGGACAAGCCTCCATGACTCAAGACACTTACGACCACTGCCGCTGCCTGGGTGGATCACCACAAGTTGGTCGTGTTTCTCCAGATCAAGCGCCGCCAAGACCTGATTCCCTTGCTCTCTCATGGTCGATGGCAGAGCGAGGAATCCGGCGGAAAGCGACCCGCTAGATTCCAGCCGAGCCGCCTCACAATATCGATCCGATTGATGCTCAGAAACGTGACGGTTGCTGGACAATGCAGGCTGAAACTGAATCGATCGCACGCCGACCGCTCGTAAGGTGCTGGTAGCAGTACCCTCCGTATCTGACAGCCAACCAACGACCATGTCGGTCTGTTCCAGCCAATCCAAAAATACTTGGCTCAGGTGATCGACTCCGGCAAATACCTCACTCAAATATGCTGACTCGATGGGAAATACTCGATGCACCTCTTCACAGGCTTGCAACAGGAGGCCCACTTCGCGTCCCCCGAGGAATGCAATCTCATGCTGCGGAAACCGTTGTGTGAGTGCCTGGAGAGCAGGACGGGCCAAGAGCACATCGCCCAATGCTCCGGGATGAATCAGGAGCACGTTCCGCCTGCTACCGCGTGGCAGATCGTGCTGGTTCATTGCTGGAAAGAGCTTGAGCGTTCAGCTGAAGCCAAATCATGGGGGGTATTGACGTTTTGAAACGAGCGCAGACCTGACGGGAAAGGGAGAAAGTCCTCTTTTGTCAAAACCGAAATTTGTAGCTCCTTATGCGCAAATAATCCCTGAATCTTCAGGTCTTGCCTTTCAACCATAGCCTCCAGGATCGGAACGCAGCGCTTCGAATAGACAGCATGCAGAGGATGAAACCTTCCGTCAAGACGTGCAGCCACCACGTCCGCACTTGGAGACTGAGAGGACATGAACCGAACCACATCCGCATCCAAAAATGGCATATCGCAGGCTACGGCAAAAACCCTGGGTCGAGTCGCGGTGATGAGCCCTGTAAGCAACCCACCAAGACTTCCGGCATCTTTTACCACGTCATACGCAACACTACAGCCCCTCATCTCAAGCCCATCAATCGGCTCCGCGAGAATCACAATATTTTCAGGAAAGATTTCCTGCATCACACAAAGAATGTGATCAAACACACTAACACCCGCCACCTTAAGAAAGCGTTTGTCTTGCCCCATTCGCCTACTCCTCCCCCCGGCGATCAGGACACCTGAGACATTTTCGATCATGGCATTCCTGTCCTACTGCATGTAGCACAATATGCATAAAAACAACGAGGGGGTGAGTTTCCTCACCCCCTCGCCTTAGACCACAGACACTCCCTGATATCGCTTAAAGGACCTTGCCTTTTTTCTTATTGGCACGGCGGGTCAGCATCCAACCCTCAAGGAACACCACGCCAACTGCGATAACGGCCGGGTAGATGTACACTTCCTGAGGAATCGGAGGCTGCAGGATCGTATAATAGAAGGCCGATACGGCCATCTTGCGTCCCGCATCACCGTTATGTCCATCCCAGGCAAAAAACACCATCGGAATGTATTTGCCGATATCAAATCGCGTGTAATCGTCATAATCGTCCTTGCTACCCTTGAGCGGGCGGGAAATCATGACGGTCCACTGACCGTTCTTCCACTCTGACTTCAAGAGCTTAACTTTTTCTTCAAAGTCATCACGCTCTTCAAAGTCCTGATCCCATCCAGTCCCTTTGAAGGAACGCAACGAGCCGTCCGCTTCCCACTTCAAGATGTCGGCATTGAACTTCGCATCACCGAACAAATAGCGTGGCTTGAAGGGAGCGGGAATTTCCTGCCACTTGATGGGGAACTGGAAGGCAACCGCATCGTTATAGACGGCATAATTATTCTGAGCTGCAGCGATAGACCCTTCTTCACCGGTCTTTGGAGCCTGCTCCTTGACGCCGAAATTTTCGACGTTCACCTGGGTCGGCGCCCAAGGGAGCTTGCCTTCAGCGATGCTCTTCGTCCGGTCGTCCCACTGAATCAAGTACACGACGCTCTTTTCGTTATAGAGAGACTTCACCCAGATATCATCGATACGATTCACAAAGTTACGTGGCTTATGAGTGATTTGACCACCCATAGCGACGTACCGGCGCCCCTGCTTCTTCCACATCTCGTTCTCTGGATCGCTCGAAATCTCCCCCTCAACCGCAGTCGAAGGAACGACGAAATTGATCTTCGGCTTATCGGTCAGAGGATCGATACCGAGCGGCTTTCCTTCTTCATCGCGTTCGCACAACGAATTAACGAAGTTCGCAATATTCCAGCGATCTTCAACCGATGTGCTATCAGCGAATGAGGGCATAGGAGTGCCGTTGACGCCAGTCGAGAAGGTCCGGAAAATGTTCCGAACATTGTACGGGTCCTGGCGACTACCACGGAAATTCCAACACTTATGCCAGTTCGCGGGCTGGATCGAAAATCCCCAGTCATCTTTCAGATTGAAGGCATTTCCGTCACCACGCCCCTCGACTCCGTGACACTCGATGCACTTTTTGTCGACGATCAGCTGCGCACCCTTCTTGACGCTGTCTTCAGTAGCCTCTGCAGGCTTGATCGTCCCGAGTTGGAGAACCGTCTGAGTTTCAGACTGTTTATCTGTAAACTTTCTGTCTTTCACCAATTGTGTCGTGACATATGACAGAACTTGGATACGCTGCTCCTCAGTGAGAATACCTTCCCATGGTGGCATCGCCGAACCAGGGAGACCATGCGTCACTGTATCGAACAAATCGTTTTTCCCGCTGTCCGGGGTCTTCTCATTGTAGTTAAAGAGCGGCAATTCTCCACTCGCCGTGTGACGAATTTTGAAAGTACCCTGGTTAAAGTTTCTTGGACGCGGCCACAACCGATCTGCACCAGGCCCATCACCAGCGCCATCCACACCGTGACACCACACACACTTAGTAAAATAGACCCGCTTCCCAGATTCGATCATGTCAGCCGGGGGTGCTGGAGCCAATTCTCCCTTGGCAAAACCCTCCGGAAGGTCTGCTGCTTGGCCAAGCCCTACCGCAGTTGCGGACAGGAGAAGGGCACCGAGGGCGACCCCAATGACTGGGGCAGCCTTTACGTTCATACGAAGTTTGCTCATTGTTAACCTCACCTGCTCTCCCAGGTTGTTTGTAAGATTCAGAATTAGTCCCATGTCCGAGGATAGTATCCCGTATGCCAGTATTCGAACAGGATCACCTTCCATATTTCATCAGTGGTTAGGTGCTGTTCCCACGGCGGCATCACAGATGCCCAAGGGAATCCTTCATTCGGAAGACCAATTCCGCCCTTAGCGACGCGCCAGAAGATGAATGTTTCTTGTAGCTGCGCAATCGTGCCTGGGTCAGTAAAGTTCGCCGGAATCGGATTGAAAGCAAACGCGTGAAGTCCACGACCGTTTAAGTTGTCACCATGACAGAAGTGACAATTTTGAAAGAAGATTTCGCCGCCCTCCCGCACATACTTCAGATATCCTTCCGCCTTCTCGTCCCAGGGGTTTGCATTGGGAGCCATCAAGCGGCCCATTCCCTGTTCGACGATCAGCTTATTGCTGTAGGCCTGATCGTACTTCCCCTCGAGGTTAACACGATAGGGATTCTGAGACGTTTGGAGCGTATAGGTCTTGCCGTGCACCTTCGTACTAGCTGGTGGCGCTGGATGCACGGTCCGCAACTCGATCGGCTCGTCCACGCTCGGCTTCATCGTGAGGAACGAGAATCCCCCGATCAGGATCGGGAGAAGGATCAGGTACATCGTACGAAGAGCCTTGTGGAACCCGGTGTTCGCATCCAACACATTGAGAATCGGTTGGCGAAACTTCTTCCAATCCTCTTCATTGGCCGACACCCACATGAAGACGGCGACAAAGGAAACAACGCCATACATTGCACGCACGCTAAACGGAATGGGCGGGTAAATTCTGAACTTGAGATAGGTCTGAACAAAGGTCCAAAACAAGACCCCCTGCCAGAACCGTGGAATCGCCATTCCCATGGAATTAGCAAGATAACTCAGGCCGGTGAAGCCAGCGACGAATACAGCCAGCTCACTCAGTACCTGCATGGGCATGTAGCCCTCAACGAGCCTGACGGTGTTCGATGGAACTACTCCGAAGATCATACCGATCAACATGAGCAGTCCAAGGACGCCAATCAGGGCCCCGACTGACATTAATGCTTTCATGTCCTCATCTCCCTTTCTTCCGCAATAGCAACCAGATCCCTATTCGCTTGCCTAGGATGCCTTCGGAGGCTCTTTCCCCTCCTGGACCTGCGAAAGGTAATCTACAAGCTTCTTGAGTGCTCCAGCGCTCAGCTTTTGTCCGAACACTTTCGGCATGGTG from Nitrospira sp. harbors:
- a CDS encoding glycosyltransferase family 9 protein, with the protein product MLLIHPGALGDVLLARPALQALTQRFPQHEIAFLGGREVGLLLQACEEVHRVFPIESAYLSEVFAGVDHLSQVFLDWLEQTDMVVGWLSDTEGTATSTLRAVGVRSIQFQPALSSNRHVSEHQSDRYCEAARLESSGSLSAGFLALPSTMREQGNQVLAALDLEKHDQLVVIHPGSGSGRKCLESWRLVRVIEWMSAFGAAPLLLEGPADEKAVAAVLSGLTHAVPVVRGMNVSVVAGVLSHAALYVGHDSGITHLAAALAVPTIACFGPTNPRRWAPRGTKVTIMTGPPCACLTWRDVEGCGERACLQITPERIIDASRAYLGERPSPRVEKS
- a CDS encoding cytochrome c, producing the protein MKALMSVGALIGVLGLLMLIGMIFGVVPSNTVRLVEGYMPMQVLSELAVFVAGFTGLSYLANSMGMAIPRFWQGVLFWTFVQTYLKFRIYPPIPFSVRAMYGVVSFVAVFMWVSANEEDWKKFRQPILNVLDANTGFHKALRTMYLILLPILIGGFSFLTMKPSVDEPIELRTVHPAPPASTKVHGKTYTLQTSQNPYRVNLEGKYDQAYSNKLIVEQGMGRLMAPNANPWDEKAEGYLKYVREGGEIFFQNCHFCHGDNLNGRGLHAFAFNPIPANFTDPGTIAQLQETFIFWRVAKGGIGLPNEGFPWASVMPPWEQHLTTDEIWKVILFEYWHTGYYPRTWD
- a CDS encoding molybdenum cofactor guanylyltransferase: MGQDKRFLKVAGVSVFDHILCVMQEIFPENIVILAEPIDGLEMRGCSVAYDVVKDAGSLGGLLTGLITATRPRVFAVACDMPFLDADVVRFMSSQSPSADVVAARLDGRFHPLHAVYSKRCVPILEAMVERQDLKIQGLFAHKELQISVLTKEDFLPFPSGLRSFQNVNTPHDLASAERSSSFQQ
- a CDS encoding c-type cytochrome; its protein translation is MSKLRMNVKAAPVIGVALGALLLSATAVGLGQAADLPEGFAKGELAPAPPADMIESGKRVYFTKCVWCHGVDGAGDGPGADRLWPRPRNFNQGTFKIRHTASGELPLFNYNEKTPDSGKNDLFDTVTHGLPGSAMPPWEGILTEEQRIQVLSYVTTQLVKDRKFTDKQSETQTVLQLGTIKPAEATEDSVKKGAQLIVDKKCIECHGVEGRGDGNAFNLKDDWGFSIQPANWHKCWNFRGSRQDPYNVRNIFRTFSTGVNGTPMPSFADSTSVEDRWNIANFVNSLCERDEEGKPLGIDPLTDKPKINFVVPSTAVEGEISSDPENEMWKKQGRRYVAMGGQITHKPRNFVNRIDDIWVKSLYNEKSVVYLIQWDDRTKSIAEGKLPWAPTQVNVENFGVKEQAPKTGEEGSIAAAQNNYAVYNDAVAFQFPIKWQEIPAPFKPRYLFGDAKFNADILKWEADGSLRSFKGTGWDQDFEERDDFEEKVKLLKSEWKNGQWTVMISRPLKGSKDDYDDYTRFDIGKYIPMVFFAWDGHNGDAGRKMAVSAFYYTILQPPIPQEVYIYPAVIAVGVVFLEGWMLTRRANKKKGKVL